A single region of the Mugil cephalus isolate CIBA_MC_2020 chromosome 4, CIBA_Mcephalus_1.1, whole genome shotgun sequence genome encodes:
- the pik3c2b gene encoding phosphatidylinositol 4-phosphate 3-kinase C2 domain-containing subunit beta has translation MSAAQTQKESSEGGWSSLEALGLSQKELVLAEALQMEYDALSRLRQDKTGPGTSQTQSNTLNPSMERPRPRQPSPAPAGENLQRGLSGSDPSLNQPGGSQAPHPVPVRTPPHQGGYLKESLYILDSPEVSKFRDSSGSGLGDSLGSGSDSLLKGYPAPPDDTPPAIPPRNPIPPASGTDKPSLPPRGSSMPRDVNLFLPDMDQPKVTSGELNYDSINDSLSRLSTGAQPGSRGRRANGDPAGKPVARSKTLPPQVPPRTYTPLPKSNKNHRRVSADPVSLGSRMNGFGYELFQVSEERDEEVAAFCHMLDVLRSAYPHGDRSTNAGFVWTPSVGHDEIHQGLGVSVKVTVISRHFREPLTFTCDGASTVDLLIFQTLCYAQDDLDHADVDNYVLKVCGHDEFLNNSQTLAGLEFVQQCLKFDWDVRLFLTKRSDVNTELYRTKEDDETPSSMNHSILLQERPIKQTVTREALTLLLDTFHNEADAFLLTEAELQLHVERLVQSVKALCSSLASVETPDVTAALSQLPACTCRLQPKVLKDPSVLAVRENREKVVETLTAAILDLVELYCSTFNANFHPTPQNLSSRAPVQEAGLVTTVLSFNVYAAHRIPITWAASYEGFFLSCSLTHGGAELCAPQHTSKQSVSKYLFHLVVWDQRVCFPVQINQLPRESQLTVTLYASSLPPPGGAEEKGRQRRSVEALGWVTMPLFNFRHILTCGRKLLGLWPSTPGRNGNARTSSPNFSQPDSVILQVDFPSSSFEVRFTTPAPADFCPQYDFSRLDTVSQTQLQDVLHKKTFFWSEFPLLHPFTFIPSPSSLTFILHPFTFIPSEQLFALRLFRNTGPGFNTWTDGSSPKNPSSWFPDQELRRTAVQWMDAISDPELLDFLPQLVQALKYECYLDSSLVRFLLRRTITDVRIAHYLFWLLKDNLQDSQFSARYQHLLAALLCCVGRGLRDEFDRQCWLVSVLTKVAHKVRDASPSNRQSVLREGLDELNQFFSINSSCRLPLNPALLVKGVNIQSCSFFNSNAVPLKLSFQNLDPLGDNINVIFKSGDDLRQDMLTLQIIRTIMTFHLKCSMEAVHDRVYTCVCYLFPGMVEMIPHADTLRKIQVEHGVTGSFKDRPLADWLLKHNPTDEQYDKAVENFIFSCAGCCVATYILGICDRHNDNIMLKTSGHMFHIDFGKFLGHAQMFGNIKRDRAPFVFTSDMAYVINGGDKPSSRFHDFVDLCCEAYNLIRKHAHLFLNLLGLMLSCGIPELSDLDDLKYVYDALRPHESEADATMYFTRLIESSLGSVATKLNFFIHNLAQMKFTSSEERPTLSFAPRIHSVKSGGVIRSLYICRHIRTHRGHTFVVKVEREGQQEALLVQRTFEEFQELHSKLRLIFPASKLPSFPNRFVIGRSRGEATADRRKDELNGYVWHLVHAGTEVAQSDLVYTFFHPLPRDERPGTTSIKPAEILWSPASGKELGEVKLSISYKNDKLFIMVMHIRGLQPLQDGSDPDPYVKLYLLPDPQKTSKRKTKAARRTCNPTYNEMLVYERIPRGDLDQRVIHLRVLGDGAFWDNTLLGQTFIPLKSLVPGQHWVDWHQLGGADSDSAHY, from the exons ATGTCGGCGGCTCAGACCCAGAAGGAGAGCAGTGAGGGGGGCTGGAGTAGCCTGGAGGCTCTGGGTCTCAGTCAGAAGGAGCTGGTTCTGGCTGAGGCCCTGCAGATGGAGTATGACGCCCTCTCCAGACTCAGACAGGACAAGACCGGACCTGGAACCAGCCAGACTCAATCCAACACCCTGAATCCCTCCATGGAGCGCCCACGGCCCCGCCAGCCCAGTCCTGCCCCTGCAGGAGAAAACCTCCAGAGGGGCCTGTCTGGATCCGACCCCTCACTAAACCAGCCTGGAGGATCCCAGGCTCCTCACCCTGTCCCAGTGAGGACGCCCCCCCACCAGGGAGGCTACCTGAAAGAGTCCCTGTACATCCTGGACAGTCCAGAGGTCAGCAAGTTCAGAGACTCCTCAGGTTCTGGCCTCGGGGACTCACTAGGATCTGGGTCAGACTCTCTCCTCAAAGGCTACCCTGCTCCTCCAGATGACACTCCCCCCGCCATCCCACCCAGGAACCCCATCCCCCCAGCGTCAGGGACAGACAAGCCCTCCCTGCCTCCTCGAGGGTCCTCCATGCCCCGAGACGTGAACCTGTTCCTGCCTGACATGGACCAGCCCAAGGTGACCTCAGGGGAGCTGAACTACGACAGCATCAACGACTCCCTGTCCCGGCTCTCAACAGGGGCTCAGCCGGGGTCCCGAGGTCGGAGGGCCAACGGGGACCCGGCAGGGAAGCCTGTGGCTCGGAGTAAGACCCTCCCCCCTCAGGTTCCACCCAGGACCTACACGCCGCTTCCCAAGAGCAACAAAAACCACCGGCGGGTGTCTGCAGACCCG gtgtctcTGGGCTCCAGGATGAATGGGTTTGGGTACGAGTTGTTCCAGGTGTCCGAGGAGCGCGATGAGGAGGTGGCGGCGTTCTGTCACATGTTGGACGT GCTGCGGTCAGCGTACCCGCACGGCGACCGCTCCACGAACGCCGGCTTCGTGTGGACGCCGTCTGTCGGCCATGATGAGATTCATCAGGGTCTGGGGGTCAGCGTCAAGGTCACGGTCATCAGCCGTCACTTCAGAGAACCGCTCACCTTCACCTGCGATG GTGCGTCCACCGTTGACCTGCTCATCTTTCAGACTCTGTGTTACGCTCAGGACGACCTGGACCACGCGGACGTGGACAACTACGTCCTGAAGGTCTGTGGACACGACGAGTTCCTCAACAA CTCCCAGACTCTGGCTGGTCTGGAGTTTGTCCAACAGTGTCTAAAGTTTGACTGGGACGTGCGACTGTTTCTGACCAAGAGATCTGACGTCAACACGGAGCTTTACCGcacg AAGGAAGACGATGAGACGCCCTCCTCCATGAACCACAGCATCCTGCTGCAGGAGCGTCCGATCAAACAGACGGTGACCAG GGAGGCTCTGACTCTGCTGCTGGACACTTTCCACAACGAAGCCGACGCCTTCCTCCTCACAGAG gCGGAGCTCCAGCTGCACGTGGAGCGTCTCGTCCAATCAGTGAAGGCGCTTTGCAGCTCGTTAGCTTCCGTGGAGACGCCGGACGTGACGGCGGCTCTGAGCCagctcccagcatgcacctgCCGCCTGCAGCCCAAAGTCCTGAAG GACCCCTCAGTGCTGGCTGTCCGGGAGAACCGAG AGAAAGTGGTGGAGACGCTgacggcggccatcttggatctGGTGGAGCTTTACTGCAGCACCTTCAACGCCAACTTCCACCCGACGCCCCAGAACCTGAGCAGCAGGGCCCCGGTCCAGGAGGCCGGTCTGGTCACCACCGTCCTGTCCTTCAACGTCTACGCCGCTCACCGCATCCCCATCACCTGGGCCGCCAG CTATGAGGGCTTCTTCCTGTCCTGCTCTCTGACCCATGGGGGGGCGGAGCTCTGTGCCCCCCAACACACCAGCAAACAGTCGGTCAGCAAGTACCTGTTCCACCTGGTGGTCTGGGACCAGAG GGTGTGTTTCCCGGTGCAGATCAACCAGCTGCCCAGAGAGTCCCAGCTGACGGTGACGCTGTACGCCAGCTCTCTGCCGCCCCCCGGAGGCGCTgaggagaaggggaggcagCGGCGCAGCGTGGAGGCTCTGGGCTGGGTCACGATGCCTCTGTTCAACTTCAGACA CATCCTGACATGTGGCAGGAAGTTATTGGGTTTATGGCCTTCGACCCCGGGAAGGAACGGGAACGCACGAACAAGTTCCCCCAACTTCAGCCAGCCGGACAGCGTCATACTACAG GTGGACTTTCCGTCCTCGTCCTTCGAGGTCCGGTTCACTACTCCTGCTCCAGCAGACTTCTGTCCTCAGTACGACTTCTCCAGACTGGACACTGTCAGTCAGACGCAGCTCCAGGACGTCCTGCATAAGAAAACCTTCTTCTGGTCAGAGTTCCCcctccttcatcccttcaccttcatcccttcaccttcatccctcaccttcatccttcatcccttcaccttcatcccttca GAGCAGCTCTTTGCTCTCAGACTCTTTAGGAACACGGGTCCTGGATTTAACACATGGACCGATGGTTCCAGTCCTAAAAACCCTTCGTCCTG GTTCCCGGACCAGGAGCTGAGGAGGACGGCGGTCCAGTGGATGGACGCCATCTCAGACCCGGAGCTGCTGGACTTCCTGCCTCAGCTGGTCCAG GCCCTGAAGTACGAGTGTTACCTGGACAGTTCTCTGGTCCGGTTCCTCCTGAGAAGAACCATCACAGACGTTCGCATCGCTCACTACCTGTTCTG GCTGCTGAAGGACAACCTGCAGGACAGCCAGTTCAGTGCTCGCTATCAGCACCTTCTGGCCGCTCTGCTGTGCTGCGTGGGACGAGGTCTCCGGGACGAGTTTGACCGTCAGTGCTGGCTCGTCTCCGTCCTCACCAAGGTGGCCCACAAAGTACGGGACGCATCTCCGTCCaacagacag TCTGTCCTCAGAGAAGGTCTGGACGAGCTGAACCAGTTCTTCTCCATCAACAGCAGCTGTCGACTTCCTCTCAACCCGGCTCTGCTCGTCAAAGGAGTCAACATCCAG TCGTGTTCATTCTTCAACTCCAACGCCGTCCCCCTCAAGCTGTCCTTCCAGAACCTGGACCCTCTGGGAGACAACATCAACGTCATCTTCAAG TCAGGAGACGACCTGAGACAGGACATGCTAACCCTGCAGATTATCCGCACAATCATGACATTTCATCTGAAATGTTCCATGGAGGCAGTACATGACAGGGTCTACACCT gtgtgtgttacctgtttCCAGGTATGGTGGAGATGATTCCTCACGCTGACACTCTGAGGAAGATCCAGGTGGAACACGGAGTCACAGGATCATTCAAAGATCGACCGCTGGCCGACTGGCTGCTGAAACACAACCCCACAGACGAGCAGTATGACAAG GCGGTGGAGAACTTCATCTTCTCGTGTGCTGGCTGCTGCGTAGCCACCTACATCCTGGGAATCTGTGACCGTCACAACGACAACATCATGCTCAAGACCAGCGGCCACATGTTCCACATCGACTTCGGCAAGTTCCTGGGTCACGCCCAGATGTTTGGGAACATCAAACG GGACCGCGCTCCCTTCGTGTTCACCTCAGACATGGCGTACGTCATCAACGGAGGAGACAAACCATCGAGTCGCTTCCATGACTTTGTGGATCTGTGCTGTGAAGCTTACAACCTGATCAGGAAACATGCTCACCTGTTCCTCAACCTGCTGGGGCTG ATGTTGTCGTGTGGAATCCCTGAACTCTCCGACCTCGACGACCTGAAGTACGTCTACGACGCGCTGAGGCCTCACGAGTCTGAGGCCGACGCCACCATGTACTTCACCAG GTTGATCGAGTCCAGTCTCGGCAGCGTCGCCACCAAACTCAACTTCTTCATCCACAACCTGGCTCAGATGAAGTTCACGTCCTCTGAAGAACGTCCCACGTTGTCCTTCGCTCCCAGAATTCATAGCGTGAAGAGCGGCGGCGTCATCAGGAGCCTTTACATCTGTCGGCACATCAGGACGCACAGAGGACAC ACCTTTGTGGTGAAGGTGGAGCGTGAGGGTCAACAGGAGGCGCTGCTGGTTCAAAGAACATTCGAAGAGTTTCAAGAACTTCACAGTAAACTGAGACTCATCTTCCCCGCGTCTAAACTGCCCAG TTTCCCCAACCGCTTTGTGATTGGCCGTTCCCGTGGTGAGGCGACAGCTGATAGGAGGAAGGACGAGCTCAACGGATACGTGTGGCACCTGGTTCACGCCGGGACGGAGGTCGCTCAG AGTGACCTGGTCTACACCTTCTTCCACCCGCTGCCTCGAGACGAGAGACCAGGAACAACCAGCATCAAACCAGCAG agATACTGTGGTCTCCAGCTTCAGGTAAAGAACTGGGTGAAGTCAAACTCTCCATCTCCTACAAGAACGACAAACTCTTCATCATGGTGATGCACATCAGAGGCCTG CAGCCCCTCCAGGACGGCTCAGACCCAGACCCCTACGTGAAGCTCTACCTGCTCCCAGACCCTCAGAAGACCAGCAAGAGGAAAACCAAGGCCGCCCGGCGCACCTGTAACCCCACCTACAACGAGATG CTGGTGTATGAGCGGATCCCTCGGGGGGACCTGGACCAGAGGGTGATCCACCTGCGGGTCCTGGGGGACGGGGCCTTCTGGGACAACACCCTGCTGGGGCAAACCTTCATCCCCCTGAAGAGCCTGGTCCCAGGACAGCACTGGGTGGACTGGCACCAGCTGGGTGGGGCCGACTCAGACTCCGCCCACTACTGA